Within the Cryptococcus neoformans var. neoformans B-3501A chromosome 1, whole genome shotgun sequence genome, the region CCCGAAATACAATTACAACGGTACTCGACAAGAAGTCcaacgatgatgaaggcCTTTCAAATAACCGAGCTTGTTCATCCGAGCAAGGTCAATGTGTGGGTCGTTTTGTTTCAAGGTTTTGCATTTCACGccaggatgaagaaggaattgACATGGATGGTGTTGTCATGATCACATAGATCTCAAATAGAACCACCTAAACCTGATGCTGAAAAAGGGGAGGTATTGGTTGACGTTCATGCAGCCGCCTTGAACTTCTTCGAGTGAGTCGTCATAATAGTCTGTCAAACGGAAATCCCCCCTTTGAAGCTGAAGGCATACTTTCAGTATCTTGCAATCGCAAGGCAAATATCAGAGCAAGTCTGCATACACGCTACAAGGCTGCTGCTATGGCTGCGCTATAGGGGATAACACTGATTGAGTAATAGCTAAACCGCCTTTACCGTTCATCTTGGGCGCAGAGCTTGCAGGAACGATCTCCAAGTCCTCGCCCATTCCACCAGGATGCCCTTACAAGCCAGGAGGTGAGAGATAGGCTGATCATAAGAGGAAAAGGTCCTAATATAATGACTCAGATCGGGTGTTTGGTATAACTCAAGGAGCCTTCGCTGAGCAAGCTGTTGCAGAGTGGAAGAGGCTGTTGCCAGTTCCCAAGAATCTTTCGCTCGCAGAAGCGTCTACGGTACCATTGCGAGTATTTTCCAGCTGAGCAACCTAGTATCTGTAAGGCAAAATCATTGAGGCTAATGTCTGTATAGGACGGCAACGACGAGCTACCTTGCCATTGTCAATCGAGCCCAAGCCAAAGCAGGTGAGATACGTCGTTCACTCTTTCTCTGTTACTACCACTTACGCTCGGCTTTGCCCTTGTGCTATAGGCGAATGGGTTTTGGTACATGGTGCCGCCGGTGGTGTCGGCATAGCTGCTTGTCAGATTGCCAAATGCAAGTGGATTTGGGTCAAACCAAGGCGATCTCTGAAGCGACCAGCCCGACtgactttttcttctgtAGCTTTGGGATGCAAGGTCATAGCGGCCGCTTCTTCAGAGGCCAAGCGACAGTTTTGCAAAGATCATGGAGGGGTGGACGAGGTGGTGGACTACACCAAAGAAGGTTGGCAAGTAAGTGTCCATTTGTCATCCTCTTACCTCGGCAGGAtaaaccaaaaaaaaaaaaacaagtGCTGATCATTTGGACGATCGATAGAACGACGTCAAGAAGATAACCGGTGGCAAAGGGGTGGATGTCGTATTCGATCCTGTTGGTATGATCGTACCCAGCCTGAAGTGTGTCAACTTCAATGCTAGGATACTCGTCGTTGGCTTTGCTGGTGGGACTATCGAAAAGGTCTGGTgtggtcttcttcttcttattAGGAGGCTGCCTGTCCCAGATGGCCAAGTACTAACACCAGCCCCGTAGATTCCTGCCAATCTGCTCCTTTTAAAGCAGGCTAGTGCCGTCGGCGTCTACTGGGGCGCCACCGAACGTAAGCCTTTCTTTTCGTCTcctccttcgtcttctcctccttctatCCGCTATTTACAATCCAAACTTGTACAGTGCGCGAACCCGAAACTGCCAAGCAGATAAGCTCCTCGGTCCTCAAACTCCTCTCTACAGGCGACATCCGTCCCATCGTTCATTCAACACCTTACAAAGGTGTTGAGGGCGTTGTCCAAGGTTTGAAAGATAttgaagagagaaaggtATGGGGTAAAGGAgtcgtcatcatccgtGAGGAAGAGACCAAAGCGAAGCTTTAAGTGGGACTGATGCGTGGAAAGAATGAGAGGCAGACTGAATAAATGCCCCAAAAAATGACATTAAATATGGATATCATGATTGTACGTGCGTGTTAAGGGTAAGAGAAAGACTCGGTAGATGAAATAAGAATGAACGATATTATGTACCAAAAATCAAGTTGTGTGTTGATGATGCTATGGACATGCTAGGTGAGAGTGTCCGCTGATACAAGATAAGTTGTTAGGTATGGCTTTTCTGTGGCCGTCGTTTTTTATTGACCCGGCTTCAGCATGTGTCATCCGCTTTTTATGATGGACGCGCAGCTTTTAAGATTACAATGGAAGCAACggaaagaagggcaagaaggagaaaaaaagaaatacTAGATCAAAGTACACTCGCCAAACTTGCGCTTGTACAACGACAACTCGCTTTGGAGATTCGAAACAAGGCTGTCTCGCTCTTCAAGTTGTACTTGTAGTTTCAATGTCGTCTCGTTCGCAGACTCAAGGTCAGCTGCCATCTGCCCAATGGTACCGTCAGTATCTTGCTCAATTAAAGAATTCGAAAAGGGGAATCAAAGAGCTCACTTTCTCCGccatctgcttcttcttccacctaAACTTTTTCTGCGCAACCGCATTTTgctctctccttctctccctaTTCCTTCTTTGCTCCTTTTGCCTCACTTTCCCATCATTCCTACCCGTACTCTCAACCGTAACCGTATTGCCGCTGGTACAGTCCTTGAGCACTccattttctctctctgcATCCCAAGACGATGTCGACATTGGGTTGCAAGTTGACGTCGAGGTCAA harbors:
- a CDS encoding hypothetical protein (Similar to gi|46096197|gb|EAK81430.1| hypothetical protein UM00045.1 [Ustilago maydis 521], FASTA scores: opt: 588, E(): 1.3e-30, (46.089% identity (69.274% similar) in 358 aa overlap (2-342:1-335)); HMMPfam hit to ADH_zinc_N, Zinc-binding dehydrogenase, score: 175.6, E(): 1e-49), which encodes MMKAFQITELVHPSKVNVSQIEPPKPDAEKGEVLVDVHAAALNFFEATKPPLPFILGAELAGTISKSSPIPPGCPYKPGDRVFGITQGAFAEQAVAEWKRLLPVPKNLSLAEATATTSYLAIVNRAQAKAGEWVLVHGAAGGVGIAACQIAKCKWIWVKPRRSLKRPARLTFSSVALGCKVIAAASSEAKRQFCKDHGGVDEVVDYTKEGWQNDVKKITGGKGVDVVFDPVGMIVPSLKCVNFNARILVVGFAGGTIEKIPANLLLLKQASAVGVYWGATELREPETAKQISSSVLKLLSTGDIRPIVHSTPYKGVEGVVQGLKDIEERKVWGKGVVIIREEETKAKL